The genomic window TAAGAAATGGAACCACTTACGTCACTCATAAAGTAGAACTGGGAGAAACTCTATTTGGCATCTCTCGAAGATACGGGTCTACAGTGGCAGATATTTTAGAACTAAATAAAGGAAACGCAAATACTTTATCCGTAGGATTAGAAATTCAAATCTTATACAACTCTAAAAAAATATCTTCTGTTAAGCCCGAAAAAATTACAAATACCAGTGACAGTAATGCCACAATAGTAATCCATGCAGTAGAAAAAGGACAAACCCTCTATTCTATATCCCGAATGTATAATGTAAAAATAGAGGAAATTGTACTATGGAATAATCTCCCACCGAATAAAAATCAGCTTACCAATGGGCAACAACTCACTCTTAAAATAAAAAAGGATAGAACTCCTCTCTATCATATCGTGCAAGGAAAAGAAACCATGTTTAGTATTTCTCAAAAATACAATATATCCATTGCCCATATAAAAAAATGGAATAATATCCAAGATAATGCTCTTTCTGTTGGACAAAAAATAATCATTACTGCTCCAAAAGACCATATTATAGAACCAACCCAAATAAAAAACAATGAAACGCCAACAAATGCAAAAAAAGATAGCACCAAAGAAGAAAAAGACAAAAAAAATACAGGGAACCCCGAATCCCAAATAGAAAATACTATCCCCGAGATCAACACCTCGGTTATTGATGAATCTAATGGATTTACAAAAATTATAGAAGATGGATTTGCTTCTATAATTGAAAATTCTCCCGATACGAGAAAATTTTTAGCCCTCCATCCTACAGCACCCATAGGAAGCATATTAGAAATAAAAAACCTCGAAAATAATCAGATTATATATGCCCGAGTAATAGGACAACTTCCTAAAATAGGAAGTAATAATAAAATATTGGTACGACTCTCTCAAAGAGCATACCAACGCCTTGGTTCTTCCGAAAATAAAGTGCCTGTATTAGTCACTTACGTTCCATAAATGGACATGTAATAATGGATATGAATGGGAGTTTTATAATAGAACAAATACATTTTTGAAAATAAAAAAACTATTCCGCAAAGATTCACACAAGATAAAATAGAACTCCTTCTATGTAATCTAGCAAAAAATATTTTTGTTTTCATTACAAAAAATACTCCCAAAAAATTGTATGAACTTTAAAAATGAAGAGTTTACTTGTGAACATTCATTACTCTTTCAAAAAAGTATAAAAATCCTCTATGGGTTTTCTCTGACGAGTAGACACTTCTCTCTTTTGTAAATCTTCTGAAAGAATATCGGGATTACCCAACTTCCCTACAGCTATTATACAAACAACCTCTTCATCTTTTGGAACAGAA from Chitinophagaceae bacterium includes these protein-coding regions:
- a CDS encoding LysM peptidoglycan-binding domain-containing protein, encoding MKPLFFFLILFSIAQNSFSLDSLKTEVRNGTTYVTHKVELGETLFGISRRYGSTVADILELNKGNANTLSVGLEIQILYNSKKISSVKPEKITNTSDSNATIVIHAVEKGQTLYSISRMYNVKIEEIVLWNNLPPNKNQLTNGQQLTLKIKKDRTPLYHIVQGKETMFSISQKYNISIAHIKKWNNIQDNALSVGQKIIITAPKDHIIEPTQIKNNETPTNAKKDSTKEEKDKKNTGNPESQIENTIPEINTSVIDESNGFTKIIEDGFASIIENSPDTRKFLALHPTAPIGSILEIKNLENNQIIYARVIGQLPKIGSNNKILVRLSQRAYQRLGSSENKVPVLVTYVP